One Dreissena polymorpha isolate Duluth1 chromosome 9, UMN_Dpol_1.0, whole genome shotgun sequence genomic window carries:
- the LOC127843913 gene encoding uncharacterized protein LOC127843913, with product MYVSCSSKVVLKADNLLFPNTPEKMYTAAKNPDQADCCVEFLPPFTLNTTDICFLNETLIHSCPKNYSNVETQEACEAMYVPYLRSDATMTRAYANYFCYLCNSNDTDAGDARCPTELKLGLHDDRMFVVEINAPLRNESQFLPTWDARALPPDRYRPTGLHCKEGMMYDLYKEKCREWYCPLGHTRSKADMSCVPLYTDVIKATFSVSLMIRFVKSSAARSESVDEWDLTHDVLTKIYGDDAEMERELIVLATANDRSYLFVLLVIRVSENAKFLGKLFEESTYGQQLMYETHNNSIEVSVDFATGIKMELNIFPLGDIFLVDMLAYSALDVLFRANLSDVEMAFQYTFISKLFVCPMFSLEKEEIRDYIDVIDVRVSDLRLYEGEFSRASRYNSIRVCVSDYLRNAATYYEQKLKEGAFTPQAILSVVCSFLSMTGLFLTIVTYIIFDELQTIPGKNNTMLAVHLLIAQILYQFCMDKTEYPNMCIVFGILIHLFWLTAILWMNVCTLHMFRTFVTGQRYRSVRVLDPQVVCYGLYCYGIALAMVAINISVSAYRSGGRDIGYGRNVCYISNPVMVGWVFALPVGMIIILNLGFFFAVVYQISASTMRRSGKSSDRTNTIIYMKLSSLTGVTWIFGYLYLWTNFVPFEYIFIVLNAGQGVFIFMSFICTQRITKLYIGLLCRGCIITKTKLCRCLCFARDYSEGGAADINTQRISVSHTASIKNIKKKFVSKSKVDSTQNPKNATTKLHVISSTSDVFKESAQMAHYSRILMTPGGAAPNHTEFNKDEPSDAGNRLENAKIATMELPNIVFIDAMNTCGE from the exons ATGTACGTGTCGTGCTCGTCGAAAGTGGTATTGAAGGCGGATAACTTGCTTTTCCCGAATACTCCCGAAAAAATGTACACAGCCGCGAAAAACCCGGATCAAGCTGACTGTTGTGTCGAATTTTTACCGCCGTTTACATTAAACACCACGGATATCTGTTTTCTAAACGAAACTCTAATACACTCTTGCCCGAAAAACTACTCGAACGTAGAAACTCAAGAGGCATGCGAGGCTATGTATGTGCCGTATCTCAGATCGGACGCGACAATGACCCGCGCCTACGCCAACTATTTCTGTTATCTCTGTAACAGCAACGATACGGACGCGGGGGACGCCCGCTGCCCAACGGAACTTAAACTCGGTCTCCACGACGACCGGATGTTCGTTGTGGAGATAAATGCGCCGTTGAGGAACGAGTCCCAGTTCCTGCCCACGTGGGACGCACGGGCATTGCCTCCAGACCGTTACAGACCGACAGGGTTGCATTGCAAGGAGGGTATGATGTACGACTTATATAAG GAAAAATGCCGAGAGTGGTACTGTCCACTGGGTCACACGAGGTCAAAGGCAGACATGAGTTGCGTCCCTTTGTACACTGACGTCATCAAGGCTACTTTTAGCGTCTCGCTTATGATACGCTTCGTGAAGTCGTCTGCGGCAAGGTCGGAATCTGTCGACGAATGGGACTTAACTCATGATGTTCTCACAAAAATATACGGAGACGACGCGGAAATGGAAAGAGAACTCATCGTTTTAGCAACAGCTAACGATCGGTCTTATTTGTTTGTGCTTCTGGTCATACGTGTATCAGAGAATGCCAAGTTCCTTGGTAAACTTTTCGAGGAATCGACGTATGGACAGCAACTGATGTACGAAACGCACAACAATTCCATTGAAGTCAGCGTGGATTTCGCGACTGGTATCAAAATGGAGCTAAACATATTCCCATTAGGCGACATTTTTCTCGTTGATATGCTCGCCTACAGTGCCTTGGACGTATTGTTCCGCGCCAATCTGTCTGATGTCGAGATGGCATTTCAGTACACGTTTATATCAAAACTCTTCGTATGCCCTATGTTCTCGCTGGAGAAAGAAGAGATCAGGGACTACATTGATGTCATCGACGTACGGGTTTCAGATTTACGTCTGTACGAGGGCGAGTTCTCTCGGGCGTCGCGTTATAACTCCATTCGAGTCTGCGTCAGCGACTATTTGCGGAACGCCGCCACGTATTACGAGCAGAAACTGAAAGAAGGAGCGTTCACTCCGCAGGCGATTCTCTCTGTCGTCTGCAGCTTCTTATCGATGACGGGTCTCTTTTTGACCATCGTAACGTACATAATTTTCGATGAACTGCAGACGATTCCTGGCAAGAACAACACGATGCTTGCCGTCCACCTGTTGATCGCTCAGATCCTTTATCAGTTCTGTATGGACAAGACCGAATACCCGAACATGTGCATTGTGTTTGGCATCCTCATCCATCTGTTTTGGCTCACCGCCATTTTGTGGATGAACGTCTGCACTTTGCACATGTTTCGGACATTCGTCACCGGACAGAGATATAGGTCAGTGCGCGTGCTCGATCCCCAGGTCGTCTGCTACGGACTCTACTGCTATGGCATCGCGCTGGCGATGGTCGCCATCAATATATCGGTCTCCGCGTACCGTTCTGGCGGGAGGGACATCGGTTATGGCAGGAACGTGTGCTACATATCAAACCCAGTCATGGTTGGGTGGGTGTTCGCGCTGCCGGTCGGGATGATCATTATTCTAAACTTGGGCTTCTTCTTCGCCGTCGTCTATCAAATCTCAGCCTCGACGATGAGGAGGAGCGGAAAGTCGTCTGATCGAACGAATACGATCATTTACATGAAGCTTTCGTCTCTTACCGGCGTGACGTGGATTTTCGGATACCTTTACCTGTGGACCAACTTCGTCCCTTTCGAGTATATATTCATAGTCCTAAACGCAGGCCAAGGGGTATTCATCTTTATGTCGTTTATTTGCACGCAGAGGATCACCAAATTGTATATCGGTCTGCTATGCCGGGGCTGCATCATTACCAAGACGAAGCTGTGCAGATGTTTGTGTTTCGCGCGGGACTACTCGGAGGGTGGCGCTGCGGACATAAACACACAGAGGATATCCGTGTCGCATACCGCGAGTATCAAGAATATCAAAAAGAAGTTTGTTTCTAAATCGAAAGTCGATAGCACGCAAAACCCAAAGAACGCAACGACGAAACTGCACGTTATCTCGAGTACTTCCGATGTATTTAAGGAAAGCGCACAGATGGCGCATTACTCACGCATACTTATGACCCCGGGCGGTGCAGCGCCCAATCACACTGAGTTCAACAAGGATGAGCCGAGCGACGCCGGAAATAGACTGGAGAATGCGAAGATAGCCACGATGGAACTGCCCAACATCGTGTTCATAGACGCGATGAACACATGTGGAGAATAA